A genomic window from Bradyrhizobium lupini includes:
- a CDS encoding M16 family metallopeptidase: MMSSYRSAARLLAALLSTSVLTAGASLAQTTVTSAPPASFTLGNGMQVVVIPDHRTPVVTEMIWYKVGSADETPGKSGLAHFLEHLMFKGTSKHPVGEFSQTVLRVGGNENASTSVDYTNYYQRVPREQLPTMMEFEADRMTGLILKDENVLPERDVVLEEYNMRVANNPDARLNEQIMAALYLNHPYGRPVIGWHQEIEKLDREDALAFYRRFYAPNNAILVIAGDVEPADIRPLVERSFGAIPAQPAIPARRVRPQEPEPAAPRTVTLADPRVEQTGLRRYYLVPSATTAAAGESAALDVLAQLMGSGSNSYLYRALVVDKPLAVSASASYSSISLDPTQFAISASPKSGVSFAEVEQVVDGVIADIAQNPIRAEDLERVKTQLIAEAIYAQDNQAVLARWYGGALTTGLSIEDIRSWPDRIRAVTAEQVRTVAQKWLEKKRSVTGYLIKDTATTKREEKRS, encoded by the coding sequence ATGATGTCCTCTTACCGATCGGCTGCCCGCCTCCTTGCCGCGCTGCTTTCGACGAGTGTCCTCACGGCCGGCGCATCCCTTGCGCAGACCACGGTGACATCGGCTCCGCCCGCCAGCTTCACGCTCGGAAACGGCATGCAGGTCGTGGTGATTCCGGACCATCGCACGCCCGTCGTCACGGAAATGATCTGGTACAAGGTCGGCTCGGCGGACGAGACGCCGGGCAAGTCCGGGCTCGCGCACTTCCTCGAGCACCTGATGTTCAAGGGCACATCGAAGCATCCGGTCGGCGAATTCTCCCAGACCGTACTCCGCGTCGGCGGCAACGAGAACGCCTCGACTTCGGTCGACTACACCAACTACTACCAGCGCGTGCCGCGCGAGCAGTTGCCGACCATGATGGAATTCGAGGCCGACCGCATGACTGGCCTGATCCTCAAGGACGAGAACGTGTTGCCCGAGCGTGACGTCGTGCTCGAAGAATACAACATGCGCGTCGCCAACAATCCGGACGCGCGGCTGAACGAGCAGATCATGGCCGCGCTCTATCTCAACCATCCCTACGGCCGGCCGGTGATCGGCTGGCACCAGGAGATCGAGAAGCTCGATCGCGAGGATGCGCTCGCCTTCTACCGCCGCTTCTATGCGCCGAACAACGCGATCCTGGTGATCGCCGGCGACGTCGAGCCCGCCGACATCCGCCCGCTGGTCGAGCGCAGTTTCGGCGCCATCCCGGCGCAGCCCGCGATCCCGGCGCGCCGCGTCCGCCCGCAGGAGCCGGAACCCGCGGCGCCGCGCACCGTGACCCTGGCCGATCCGCGCGTCGAGCAAACCGGCTTGCGACGCTATTACCTAGTGCCCTCGGCGACCACGGCTGCGGCCGGCGAAAGCGCGGCCCTCGACGTGCTGGCGCAGCTGATGGGCAGCGGCAGCAATTCCTATCTCTACCGCGCGCTCGTGGTGGACAAGCCGCTCGCGGTCTCCGCCAGCGCCAGCTATTCGAGCATCTCGCTCGACCCGACCCAGTTCGCGATCTCGGCTTCGCCCAAATCCGGGGTCAGCTTCGCCGAGGTCGAGCAGGTGGTCGACGGCGTCATTGCCGACATCGCGCAGAATCCGATCCGCGCCGAGGATCTCGAGCGGGTCAAGACCCAGCTCATCGCCGAGGCGATCTACGCCCAGGACAACCAGGCGGTGCTGGCGCGCTGGTATGGCGGCGCACTGACCACGGGCCTGTCGATCGAGGACATCCGGAGCTGGCCAGATCGCATCCGCGCCGTCACCGCCGAGCAGGTCCGCACCGTCGCGCAGAAATGGCTCGAGAAGAAGCGCTCGGTGACGGGCTATCTGATCAAAGACACCGCGACCACCAAGCGCGAGGAGAAGCGTTCGTGA
- the arfB gene encoding alternative ribosome rescue aminoacyl-tRNA hydrolase ArfB — translation MLRISRDLVIDEDDIEIGFVRASGPGGQNVNKVATSAQLRFDTRKLTLPEDAALRLARLAGQRMTKDGVIVIQAQRFRTQERNRQDAIDRLTEMLGEAMIRPKPRRATKPTFGSKQRRLEGKKHRSDIKSKRGRGFDD, via the coding sequence ATGCTGCGGATATCCCGCGATCTCGTCATCGACGAGGACGACATCGAGATCGGCTTTGTCCGCGCCTCCGGCCCGGGCGGGCAGAACGTCAACAAGGTCGCGACCTCGGCGCAATTGCGCTTCGACACCCGGAAGCTGACGCTTCCGGAGGATGCCGCGCTGCGCCTCGCCCGGCTCGCAGGGCAGCGCATGACAAAGGACGGCGTCATCGTGATCCAGGCCCAACGCTTCCGCACCCAGGAGCGCAACCGCCAGGACGCCATCGACCGCCTTACGGAAATGCTCGGCGAAGCCATGATCCGGCCGAAGCCCCGGCGCGCGACAAAGCCGACCTTTGGCTCCAAGCAGCGCCGGCTCGAGGGCAAGAAACACCGCAGCGACATCAAGTCGAAGCGCGGGCGCGGTTTCGACGACTAG
- a CDS encoding M16 family metallopeptidase, with protein sequence MTYPFLRRVAFSFATGAALALATVSPSQAAAKIQHLTSPGGIEAWFVQDATVPLIAMEYSFAGGSAQDPKDKSGVANLVGDLLDEGSGDLDSKTFHERLDRRAIELSFSATRDTFRGSLRMLRDNKDEAFDLLRSALTSPHFETADVERIRSQVISGLRRETTNPTSLASRKFLEVAFGDHPYSRQSNGNLDSVPTITVADMKDYVGRVLAKDTLKIAVVGDVDPDTLGKLLDHTFGSLPAKANLVPVPDVEAAKPPQRAFVTLDVPQTVITFGGPGVKRSDPNFMAAYVVNHILGGGGLSSRLYREVREKRGLAYSVFESLLWMEHSAVFIGNTGTRADRAGDTIDAIDKEVRRIAEEGPTQKELDEAKSYLKGSQMLALDTSSKLAQALLQYQQDKLPIDYIEKRNAVVDAVTMDDAKAAARRLWGQGLLTVVVGRAPQAAAQPAAAPATKSN encoded by the coding sequence GTGACCTATCCCTTCCTTCGACGCGTTGCATTCTCCTTTGCCACCGGCGCGGCACTCGCGCTCGCTACCGTCTCGCCGTCACAGGCGGCGGCGAAGATCCAGCATTTGACCTCGCCGGGCGGCATCGAGGCCTGGTTCGTGCAGGATGCGACCGTGCCGCTGATCGCCATGGAATATTCCTTTGCCGGCGGTTCGGCCCAGGATCCCAAGGACAAATCGGGCGTCGCCAATCTGGTCGGCGATCTCCTCGACGAAGGCTCCGGCGATCTCGATTCCAAGACCTTCCATGAGCGGCTCGATCGCCGTGCCATCGAGCTCTCTTTCAGCGCCACCCGCGACACGTTCCGCGGCAGCCTGCGCATGCTGCGCGACAACAAGGACGAGGCCTTCGACCTGCTGCGGAGCGCGCTGACCTCGCCGCATTTCGAAACTGCCGACGTCGAACGCATTCGCTCGCAGGTGATCTCGGGCCTGCGCCGCGAGACAACCAACCCGACCTCGCTCGCGAGCCGCAAATTCCTGGAGGTTGCCTTTGGCGATCATCCCTACAGTCGGCAGTCCAACGGCAACCTCGACAGCGTTCCGACCATTACGGTTGCCGACATGAAGGATTATGTCGGCCGCGTGCTCGCCAAGGACACGCTCAAGATCGCGGTGGTTGGCGACGTGGATCCCGATACGCTCGGCAAGCTGCTCGACCACACATTTGGTAGCCTGCCGGCCAAGGCCAATCTCGTGCCCGTCCCCGACGTCGAGGCCGCCAAGCCGCCGCAACGCGCCTTCGTGACGCTCGACGTGCCCCAGACCGTGATCACCTTCGGCGGTCCCGGGGTGAAGCGCAGCGATCCGAACTTCATGGCGGCCTATGTCGTCAACCACATCCTCGGCGGCGGCGGGTTGTCCTCGCGGCTCTATCGCGAGGTGCGCGAGAAGCGCGGGCTCGCCTATTCGGTGTTCGAATCGCTGCTTTGGATGGAGCATTCGGCGGTTTTCATCGGCAATACCGGCACCCGCGCCGACCGTGCCGGCGACACCATCGACGCCATCGACAAGGAGGTGCGCCGGATCGCCGAGGAAGGCCCGACGCAGAAGGAGCTCGACGAGGCCAAGTCCTACCTCAAAGGCTCGCAGATGCTGGCGCTCGACACCTCCTCGAAGCTCGCGCAGGCGCTGCTGCAATATCAACAGGACAAGCTGCCGATCGACTATATCGAGAAGCGCAACGCCGTCGTCGATGCGGTCACCATGGACGACGCCAAGGCGGCCGCAAGGCGCCTCTGGGGCCAAGGCCTTCTGACCGTCGTCGTCGGCCGCGCCCCGCAGGCCGCGGCGCAACCGGCAGCCGCACCGGCGACGAAGTCGAACTGA
- a CDS encoding Twin-arginine translocation pathway signal, whose amino-acid sequence MREVDRRSRHSRRIFLKGAAAAVPVAAVATSIAVSIEGAWADEASALSPATMKTLLKVARDIYPHDVLGDSYYITAIKPWDGKAAKDPAVKALISDGITRLDQNARDRHKAPYAEVPWEADRVVLLKEIEQSDFFQKVRGDLVVSLYNQKEVWPRFGYEGSSAEHGGYINRGFADIDWLPKA is encoded by the coding sequence ATGAGAGAAGTCGATCGTCGAAGCAGGCACAGCCGCCGCATCTTTCTCAAGGGCGCCGCGGCCGCCGTGCCGGTCGCGGCAGTCGCGACCAGCATCGCCGTCAGCATCGAGGGCGCCTGGGCCGACGAGGCAAGCGCGCTTTCGCCCGCGACGATGAAGACGCTGCTGAAAGTCGCGCGCGATATCTATCCGCACGACGTCCTCGGCGACAGCTACTACATCACCGCGATCAAGCCGTGGGACGGAAAGGCCGCCAAGGACCCCGCCGTCAAGGCGCTAATCAGCGACGGCATCACCAGGCTCGATCAGAACGCGCGTGATCGCCACAAGGCGCCCTATGCCGAAGTGCCCTGGGAAGCCGACCGCGTGGTGCTTTTGAAGGAGATCGAGCAGAGCGACTTCTTCCAGAAGGTGCGCGGCGACCTCGTCGTCTCTCTCTACAACCAGAAAGAGGTCTGGCCGCGGTTCGGCTACGAGGGCTCCTCCGCCGAACACGGCGGCTACATCAACCGCGGCTTCGCCGACATCGACTGGCTGCCGAAGGCTTAA
- a CDS encoding VOC family protein has translation MAKPVHSMIRALDEARSLDFYRRAFGLEVTDRLKFADFALIYLRHPSSPFELELTVNFDRKEPYALGDGYGHLAVVVEDLDAEHARFEREKLAPGPLRDFKHDGKTLARFFFVSDPDGYKIEVIQRGGRFN, from the coding sequence ATGGCAAAGCCGGTCCATTCCATGATCCGCGCACTCGACGAGGCGCGCTCACTCGACTTCTACAGACGGGCCTTTGGCCTGGAAGTCACCGATCGTCTGAAGTTCGCAGACTTTGCCCTGATCTATCTGCGTCACCCCTCCTCACCCTTCGAGTTGGAGCTGACGGTCAATTTCGATCGCAAGGAGCCGTATGCGCTCGGCGACGGCTACGGACATCTCGCCGTGGTGGTCGAGGATCTCGATGCCGAACATGCCCGCTTCGAGCGTGAGAAGCTCGCACCGGGTCCGCTGCGCGACTTCAAGCACGACGGCAAAACGCTGGCGCGCTTCTTCTTCGTCAGCGATCCCGACGGCTACAAGATCGAGGTGATCCAGCGCGGCGGACGTTTCAACTGA
- a CDS encoding cytochrome c family protein, with translation MRAIVLGLCTAVVLVVRVAEAQMPLPAAKPPDGATLFKQQCAVCHTTNLSEPVRQGPPLVGIVGRPAGKVEGFHYSEPLAKAAFAWDETKLDAWLTNPQAVIPGVVMVYRQAKPETRAAIIAFLKEQN, from the coding sequence ATGCGCGCGATCGTGCTGGGATTGTGCACCGCGGTGGTGCTGGTGGTGCGGGTGGCCGAGGCGCAGATGCCCTTGCCGGCTGCAAAGCCGCCGGATGGCGCAACACTGTTCAAGCAGCAATGCGCGGTGTGCCACACCACGAACCTGTCAGAACCGGTGCGGCAGGGTCCGCCGCTGGTCGGGATCGTCGGGCGGCCCGCCGGCAAGGTCGAAGGCTTTCACTATTCAGAGCCCCTCGCAAAAGCAGCCTTCGCCTGGGACGAGACGAAGCTCGACGCATGGTTGACCAATCCGCAAGCCGTGATTCCCGGCGTGGTCATGGTCTACCGGCAGGCGAAGCCGGAGACGCGCGCCGCCATCATCGCCTTTCTTAAGGAGCAGAACTGA
- the lspA gene encoding signal peptidase II, whose amino-acid sequence MTPLRAGILAALLTLVADQASKLWLLNVFDLARRGAVEVTPFFDLVLAWNIGISFGWLQNDGQAAQMALMAVKVLAVVALAIWMARSHTLLATIALGLIIGGAIGNGIDRLAYGAVVDFALFHVEIGGNTYNWYVFNLADVAIVAGVAALLYDSFLGVPAAKAP is encoded by the coding sequence ATGACCCCGCTCCGCGCCGGCATCCTCGCGGCCCTGCTCACGCTCGTGGCCGACCAGGCTTCAAAGCTCTGGCTGCTGAACGTGTTCGACCTCGCCCGTCGCGGCGCGGTCGAGGTGACCCCGTTCTTCGACCTGGTGCTGGCCTGGAACATCGGCATCAGCTTCGGCTGGCTCCAGAACGACGGTCAGGCGGCGCAAATGGCGCTGATGGCCGTGAAGGTCCTCGCGGTGGTTGCGCTGGCGATCTGGATGGCCCGCTCCCACACCCTGCTGGCAACCATCGCGCTCGGCCTGATCATTGGCGGCGCCATCGGCAACGGCATCGACCGCCTGGCCTATGGCGCGGTGGTCGATTTCGCCCTGTTTCACGTCGAGATCGGCGGAAATACCTATAATTGGTACGTGTTCAACCTCGCGGACGTGGCCATCGTTGCTGGCGTGGCGGCGCTATTGTATGATTCCTTCCTGGGGGTACCCGCCGCAAAAGCGCCCTGA
- a CDS encoding bifunctional riboflavin kinase/FAD synthetase yields the protein MAPHFTVIRDTTPDSAIARGAVVAMGNFDGVHLGHRAVIAAALEMGRLHGRPALALTFEPHPRRFFSPNTPQFRLTDERAKLRLLAGTGLDGAVVMTFDKSRAGTSAQDFIHHDLIGRLGIGGIAVGYDFHFGKGRVGSPSLLVNEAPRLGIEVDVQPHVDIDERPVSSSAIRIALAEGQLDEATAMLGAPWFITGEVIHGEKRGRDLGYPTANIRLDANCGLKHGIYAVRVGRGVERLDGVASFGRRPTFDNGAPLLEIFLFDFKGDLYGQTLDCAFIGFIREELKFEGLDALIRQMDNDSARARAMLAAAPDAFPRLGVID from the coding sequence ATGGCCCCGCATTTTACCGTTATCCGCGACACCACGCCGGACTCCGCCATTGCAAGGGGTGCCGTGGTCGCCATGGGCAATTTCGACGGCGTTCATCTCGGCCATCGCGCCGTAATCGCGGCGGCCCTGGAAATGGGCCGGCTACATGGCCGCCCTGCGCTGGCATTGACCTTCGAGCCGCATCCGCGCCGGTTTTTCAGCCCCAACACCCCGCAATTCCGCCTGACGGACGAGCGTGCCAAGCTGCGGCTTCTGGCCGGCACCGGACTTGACGGCGCCGTGGTCATGACCTTCGACAAGTCCCGCGCCGGGACCAGCGCGCAAGACTTCATTCACCACGACCTGATCGGGCGCCTGGGCATCGGCGGAATCGCCGTCGGCTACGACTTCCACTTCGGCAAGGGTCGGGTCGGCTCGCCGAGCCTCCTCGTCAACGAGGCGCCCCGGCTCGGCATCGAGGTCGACGTGCAGCCGCATGTCGATATCGACGAGCGGCCGGTCTCCTCCAGCGCGATCCGGATCGCGCTCGCCGAAGGCCAACTCGACGAGGCCACGGCCATGCTCGGCGCGCCCTGGTTCATCACCGGCGAGGTCATCCACGGCGAGAAGCGCGGCCGCGACCTCGGTTATCCCACCGCCAATATCCGCCTTGATGCCAATTGCGGCCTCAAGCACGGCATCTATGCGGTGCGGGTCGGCCGCGGCGTGGAGCGGCTGGACGGGGTGGCAAGCTTCGGCCGCCGCCCGACGTTCGATAATGGTGCGCCGCTGCTGGAAATCTTTCTGTTCGACTTCAAGGGGGATCTCTACGGGCAGACGCTCGACTGCGCCTTTATCGGCTTCATCCGCGAGGAGCTGAAATTCGAGGGCCTGGATGCCCTGATCCGCCAGATGGACAACGATTCCGCCCGCGCCCGCGCCATGCTCGCCGCCGCCCCGGACGCGTTTCCGCGGCTTGGCGTCATCGATTGA
- a CDS encoding GMC family oxidoreductase codes for MAKFDLNDSSVVVIVGSGAGGGTLGNELAQKGVKVVILEAGPRIENQDFVNDEWESFSQLAWTDARTTSGSWRVAKDFSGLPAWIVKAVGGSTTHWAGASLRFDEHEFKVKSTYGNIPGANLLDWPVTLAEMEPWYAKAENKMGVTRTNGIPGLPGNNNFRVMEAGAKKLGYKTVHTGNMAINSQPRDGRGACQQIGFCFQGCKSGAKWSTLYTEIPKGEATGNLEVRPASMAVKIEHDAAGKVTGVVYADESGAMQRQKARIVAVAGNSIESPRLLLNSASTMFPDGLGNSSGQVGRNYMRHMTGSVYAVFEKSVHMYRGTTMAGIIRDEAANNPKRGFVGGYEMETLSLGLPFMAAFLNPGAWGRPFTAALDGYPRMAGMWLVGEDMAQETNRITLDPVVKDKFGQPVASVHFDDHPNDLAMRAHAYKQGAAVYDAVGATVSYPTPPYPSTHNLGTNRMSEKPRDGVVNKFGQSHDVKNLFVSDGSQFTSGAACNPTLTIVSLAIRQADYIAGAMQKKEI; via the coding sequence ATGGCAAAATTCGATCTGAACGACTCCAGCGTTGTGGTGATCGTCGGCTCCGGTGCCGGCGGCGGCACGCTGGGCAACGAGCTCGCACAGAAGGGCGTCAAGGTCGTGATTCTCGAAGCAGGTCCCCGCATCGAGAATCAGGACTTCGTCAATGACGAGTGGGAGAGTTTCTCGCAGCTCGCCTGGACCGATGCGCGCACCACATCGGGATCATGGCGCGTCGCAAAAGACTTCTCGGGTCTTCCCGCCTGGATCGTCAAGGCGGTCGGCGGCTCGACCACACACTGGGCTGGCGCGTCGCTGCGGTTCGACGAGCACGAGTTCAAGGTGAAGAGCACCTACGGCAACATTCCCGGCGCCAACCTGCTGGACTGGCCGGTCACGCTCGCGGAGATGGAGCCGTGGTACGCCAAGGCCGAGAACAAGATGGGCGTGACCCGCACCAACGGCATTCCCGGACTTCCCGGCAACAATAACTTCAGAGTGATGGAGGCCGGCGCAAAGAAGCTCGGCTACAAGACGGTGCACACCGGCAACATGGCGATCAACAGCCAGCCGCGCGACGGACGCGGCGCCTGTCAGCAGATCGGCTTCTGCTTCCAGGGCTGCAAGTCCGGCGCGAAATGGTCGACGCTCTACACCGAGATACCCAAGGGCGAGGCGACCGGCAATCTCGAGGTTCGCCCCGCCAGCATGGCGGTCAAGATCGAGCACGATGCCGCCGGCAAAGTCACCGGCGTGGTTTACGCCGACGAGAGCGGTGCAATGCAGCGCCAGAAGGCACGCATCGTTGCGGTCGCCGGCAATTCGATTGAAAGCCCACGGCTGCTGTTGAACAGCGCATCCACGATGTTCCCCGACGGCCTCGGCAACTCAAGCGGTCAGGTCGGCCGCAATTACATGCGCCACATGACCGGTAGCGTCTATGCCGTGTTCGAGAAGTCGGTGCACATGTATCGCGGCACCACCATGGCCGGCATCATCCGCGACGAGGCCGCCAACAATCCGAAGCGCGGCTTCGTCGGCGGCTACGAGATGGAGACGCTGTCGCTCGGACTGCCCTTCATGGCGGCGTTCCTCAACCCCGGCGCCTGGGGACGTCCGTTCACCGCCGCGCTCGACGGTTATCCCAGGATGGCCGGGATGTGGCTGGTCGGCGAGGACATGGCGCAGGAAACCAACCGCATCACGCTCGATCCTGTCGTGAAGGACAAGTTCGGCCAGCCGGTCGCAAGCGTGCACTTCGACGATCATCCCAACGATCTCGCGATGCGCGCGCACGCCTACAAGCAGGGCGCTGCGGTCTACGACGCCGTCGGCGCCACCGTGAGCTATCCGACACCGCCCTATCCGAGCACGCACAATCTCGGCACCAACCGGATGAGCGAGAAGCCCAGGGATGGTGTGGTCAACAAGTTCGGGCAAAGCCACGACGTCAAGAACCTGTTCGTCTCCGACGGCAGCCAGTTCACCAGCGGCGC
- the ileS gene encoding isoleucine--tRNA ligase codes for MSDKPQKSQKSEAKDYSKTLFLPQTEFPMRAGLPQREPELLKYWNDIGLYDKLRQEAQGRAKFVLHDGPPYANGNIHIGHALNKILKDVVTKSQQMLGFDSNYVPGWDCHGLPIEWKIEEENYRSKGKQKPDFRDSAAMVAFRKECRAYATHWINVQREEFKRLGIIGDWDHPYQTMSYPAEAQIARELMKFAANGTLYRGSKPVMWSVVEKTALAEAEVEYEDYTSDMVWVKFPVTSPAHGALANASVVIWTTTPWTLPGNRAISFSPKIAYGLYKVTDAAADNWAKTGDLLILADALAAEVFKQARVTAYEKLRDVPGDTLDAVECAHPLRGLDGGYAFIVPLLAGEHVTDDTGTGFVHTAPSHGREDFDVWMANTRELDERGISTAIPYTVDENGAYTAQAPGFTGKRVLNDKGEKGDANEAVIKALVEAGKLLARGRLKHQYPHSWRSKKPVIFRNTPQWFIAMDKDISEDGHARKGDTLRARALHAISVTQWVPPSGENRINGMIANRPDWVISRQRAWGVPIAVFVRENSDGSAEILQDEIVNQRITEAFMEEGADAWYMDGARERFLDPARRKTGRRSTTSATSGSIPAPHAFVLEDRQNFPQLGNIVRKVDGGDDTVMYLEGSDQHRGWFHSSLLESAGTRGRAPYDIVLTHGFTLDENGRKMSKSIGNTVEPQKVIKDSGADILRLWVCATDYADDQRIGPEILKNTIETYRKLRNTVRWMLGTLDHYKPADAVAPADMPELERLMLHELAVRAAVVRKAYQEFDYKTVVATLSAFLNSELSAFYFDIRKDTLYCDPPSSLTRKAALTTIDLLCSSILKWLAPILSFTAEEAWRMYRPDAEPSVHLTQFPDDLESLRDDKLAAKWEAIRNVRRVVTGALELERAAKNIGSSLEASPVIYVADRDMLATLFDTDLAEICITSNYEVREGEAPASAFRLDAVPGVAVVVEKAVGTKCARSWKISPAVGEDPEYPDVTPRDAQALREWKALGVSI; via the coding sequence ATGTCCGACAAGCCACAAAAGTCCCAAAAATCCGAAGCCAAAGACTATTCGAAAACCCTGTTCCTGCCGCAGACCGAATTCCCGATGCGGGCCGGCCTGCCGCAGCGCGAGCCGGAGCTGCTGAAATACTGGAACGACATCGGCCTTTACGACAAGCTCCGCCAGGAAGCCCAGGGCCGCGCCAAATTCGTGCTGCATGACGGCCCGCCCTACGCCAATGGCAACATCCATATCGGGCACGCGCTGAACAAGATCCTCAAGGACGTCGTGACCAAGAGCCAGCAGATGCTCGGCTTCGACTCCAACTACGTGCCCGGTTGGGACTGCCACGGCCTGCCGATCGAATGGAAGATCGAGGAAGAGAACTACCGTTCCAAGGGCAAGCAGAAGCCCGACTTCCGCGACTCCGCTGCGATGGTGGCGTTCCGCAAGGAATGCCGCGCCTATGCGACACACTGGATCAACGTGCAGCGCGAGGAATTCAAGCGGCTCGGCATCATCGGCGACTGGGATCATCCCTATCAGACGATGAGCTATCCCGCCGAGGCGCAGATCGCCCGCGAGCTGATGAAGTTCGCCGCCAACGGCACCCTGTATCGCGGCTCCAAGCCGGTGATGTGGAGCGTGGTCGAGAAGACCGCACTCGCCGAGGCCGAGGTCGAGTACGAGGACTACACCTCCGACATGGTGTGGGTGAAGTTTCCCGTCACGTCCCCGGCACATGGTGCGCTCGCCAATGCATCGGTCGTGATCTGGACCACCACGCCTTGGACGCTGCCCGGCAACCGCGCGATCTCGTTCTCACCGAAGATCGCCTACGGCCTCTACAAGGTGACGGATGCGGCCGCGGACAATTGGGCAAAGACCGGCGATCTCCTGATCCTGGCCGATGCGCTTGCAGCAGAGGTGTTCAAGCAGGCGCGCGTCACGGCCTATGAGAAGCTGCGCGACGTTCCCGGCGATACGCTGGACGCCGTGGAGTGCGCCCATCCCTTGCGCGGCCTCGATGGCGGTTACGCGTTTATCGTGCCGCTGCTCGCCGGCGAGCATGTCACCGACGATACCGGCACCGGTTTCGTGCACACCGCGCCGAGCCACGGCCGCGAGGATTTCGACGTCTGGATGGCCAATACCCGCGAGCTCGATGAGCGCGGCATCTCGACCGCGATCCCCTACACTGTCGACGAGAACGGCGCCTATACCGCGCAGGCCCCCGGCTTCACCGGCAAGCGCGTGCTCAACGACAAGGGCGAGAAGGGCGATGCCAATGAAGCCGTGATCAAGGCGTTGGTCGAGGCCGGCAAGCTGCTCGCGCGCGGCCGCCTCAAGCACCAGTACCCGCATTCCTGGCGATCGAAGAAGCCGGTGATCTTCCGCAACACGCCGCAATGGTTCATCGCGATGGACAAGGACATCAGCGAAGATGGCCACGCCAGGAAGGGCGATACGCTGCGGGCTCGCGCGCTGCATGCGATCTCGGTCACGCAATGGGTGCCGCCGTCGGGTGAGAACCGCATCAACGGCATGATCGCCAACCGTCCGGACTGGGTGATCTCGCGCCAGCGCGCCTGGGGCGTGCCGATCGCCGTGTTCGTGCGCGAGAACAGCGACGGTTCGGCCGAGATCCTGCAGGACGAGATCGTCAATCAGCGCATCACCGAGGCCTTCATGGAGGAAGGCGCCGACGCCTGGTACATGGACGGCGCCCGCGAGCGCTTCCTTGATCCCGCGCGAAGGAAGACTGGAAGAAGATCGACGACATCTGCGACGTCTGGTTCGATTCCGGCTCCACATGCCTTCGTGCTCGAGGATCGCCAGAACTTCCCGCAGCTCGGCAACATCGTTCGCAAGGTCGACGGCGGCGACGACACCGTGATGTATCTCGAAGGCAGCGATCAGCATCGCGGCTGGTTTCATTCGTCGCTGCTGGAAAGCGCGGGCACGCGGGGCCGCGCGCCCTATGACATCGTGCTCACCCACGGCTTCACGCTCGACGAGAACGGCCGCAAGATGTCGAAGTCGATCGGCAACACCGTCGAGCCTCAGAAGGTGATCAAGGATTCGGGCGCGGATATCCTGCGCCTCTGGGTCTGCGCCACCGACTATGCCGACGACCAGCGCATCGGCCCGGAGATCCTGAAGAACACCATCGAGACCTATCGCAAGCTGCGCAACACCGTGCGCTGGATGCTGGGAACGCTGGATCACTACAAGCCGGCCGACGCAGTCGCGCCCGCCGACATGCCCGAACTCGAACGGCTGATGCTGCACGAGCTCGCGGTCCGTGCTGCCGTCGTCCGCAAAGCCTATCAGGAGTTCGACTACAAGACCGTGGTCGCAACCTTGTCCGCGTTCCTGAACAGTGAGCTCTCCGCGTTCTATTTCGACATCCGCAAGGACACGCTGTATTGCGATCCGCCGTCCTCGCTGACGCGCAAGGCGGCGCTGACCACGATCGACCTGTTGTGCAGCTCGATCCTGAAATGGCTGGCGCCGATCCTCAGCTTCACCGCGGAGGAAGCCTGGCGCATGTACAGGCCCGACGCCGAGCCCTCGGTGCACCTGACGCAGTTTCCCGACGACCTCGAAAGCCTGCGCGACGACAAGCTCGCCGCGAAGTGGGAAGCGATCCGCAACGTCCGCCGTGTCGTCACCGGTGCGCTGGAGCTCGAACGCGCCGCCAAGAACATCGGCTCGTCGCTGGAGGCATCGCCGGTCATCTATGTCGCCGACCGCGACATGCTTGCGACGTTGTTCGACACCGACCTCGCCGAGATCTGCATCACCTCGAATTACGAGGTGCGCGAGGGCGAGGCGCCGGCTTCCGCATTCCGTCTCGATGCCGTTCCAGGCGTCGCTGTCGTGGTGGAGAAGGCGGTCGGCACCAAATGCGCCCGTTCCTGGAAGATTTCGCCGGCGGTGGGTGAGGACCCCGAATACCCCGACGTCACCCCGCGAGATGCCCAGGCGCTGCGCGAATGGAAGGCGCTGGGGGTCAGCATCTAG